The Cytobacillus firmus genome segment CTCCATCCGACACCGAATCAAAATCACCAAATGCCATTTCCGGCTGAATGCCGCTTTGAATTAGAGTAAGCACCCCTCTGTCTACTCCAACCCAAATATCAGCTGTGTTACTGAACGAATGCAGATCAGGCAGCAAGTCATCCGGGCCGCCGGCTAAAATATTGATAATCATTACACATTGCTCCATTCATTTATGTATCTTTAAATGACAAAAACCAGCTGTATTCCAGCTGGCTTCTTTTATTGTGAACCCTTTAAAGCAGCAATCGCCGCTGCTCTGTCATTCTGATTGTAAATTGCCGACCCGGCAACCAGCACATTGGCTCCAGCTTCAATGCACAATTGGGCTGTTTCTTCATTTACTCCGCCGTCCACTTCAATTTCAATGTTTAGGCCTTTTGCGTCAGACATTTTTTTAACGGCTGCAATCTTCGGAAGAACGGATGGAATGAACTTCTGCCCTCCAAGGCCGGGATTAACAGACATAAGCAATACCATATCTATATCTTCGATAACATGCTCTATCATGTTAACTGGTGTAGCCGGGTTAAGAACCACTCCTGCCTTGACGCCAAAGGATTTAATCAAATGAACCGTTCTGTGGAGATGCCTGCATGCTTCTGCATGAACAGTGATGTAATCGGCCCCCGCATTAGCAAATGCCTCAATGTAACTATCCGGATCTTCTATCATCAAATGAACGTCAAGGGGCAACTTTGTTACAGGACGGATGGCATCCACAATTAATGGACCAATTGTAATATTCGGCACAAAATGGCCGTCCATTACATCAACGTGAATATAATCAGCGCCGCCGCGTTCAACATCTTTAATCTCTTCTCCCAATTTAGAAAAGTCTGCCGATAAAATAGAAGGTGCGATTTTTACCATGAATTAATACCTCGGCTTTCTATCTTTGATTTCCTGCAGAAAGGTTTTGTAGTGTTCATACCTGTAGGATGGAATTTCACCGTTTTCACAGGCGGCTTTTACAGCACATTTAGGCTCTGCCATGTGCAGGCATCCTCTAAATTTGCAAAGTTCACTTTTCTCCTGAATTTCAGGGAAGCAATAATTGAGATCCTCTAATTCGATATCAGTGAATTCGAGGGAGCTGAATCCCGGGGTATCAGCAACAAGCCCTTTTCCAACCCCAATCAGCTCTACATGCCTGGTCGTATGCTTTCCCCTGCCCAAATGGGAAGAAATATCATCTGTTTTCAGCTCCAGGTCCGGTCTTAGAACGTTTAACAAAGAAGATTTCCCCACACCCGACTGTCCGGCAAAAACAGATATCTCACCTTCCAGATAAGGCATCAGATCTTTAACGCCTTCTTCTGTTTCAGAGGAAGTCAGCAAAACATCATAGCCGGCTTTGCGGTAATCAGATGCATATTGCTGAATTTCCCTATACTCATTTTCATCTGCCAGGTCAATTTTAGTAATGCAGATGAGCGGCTTTATATGATTGAATTCAACAAGCACCAGGAAACGATCTAAAAGAGAAGTGCTAAAGCCCGGTTCAACAGCTGAAAAGACAAGGATGGCCTGATCAACATTGGCAATCGGCGGACGAATCAGCTCATTTTTCCGTTCCTTTACTTCTAAGATGTATCCTTCTGTATTACTTTCTGCCTGAAACACTACTTCATCACCGACAAGCGGTGTAACTTTATTTTTCCTGAAAACTCCGCGTCCGCGGCACTGAATGGTTTCATTTCCGCTTAATACATAATAAAACCCTGCTATGGCTTTAATAATTTTGCCCTCAGGCATAGCAACACTCCTTGCTTATGATTCTTCATCCGGATAAGGTATTTCCTTTTCCTCAAAAACCTGGCCGTCCCGCAGAACCTTATAAGAAGCATTCTGTCCAGGAGCGATTGTCAGATCAATTGGTATTACCACATCTTCATAGATCAGCTCTGTATGCATTGGTTCAGAACCTGTATTATTCAAATCCTTAATGATAATCTGAACTTCATTCGGCTCACCTTCTGCGGCGGGCTCATATGGAATGCTGATCTCAATATTTTCAGTCTTAGGAAGGAGTTCTTTTTTTCCTTTTGAAAGAACCACCGTCACCTTCTGTCCCCTTGTCAGATTTGTGCCCGGTGCCGGGTCCTGTTTGATGACCAAGCCTTCAGGGACTTCCTCATGGTATTCTTCTTCCCTATATTCTACTTTCAAACCGGAGGATTCTTCGTACTCCTGCAGACCCTTTTCGTTATAGCCGCGTAAATCTTTTAATGCTATTGGAGCCGGTCCTTTGCTCACAGTGAAAATCAATTCCGTATCCTCTGGAACGACAAGGTCGCCTTCTGATAAGTTTTGATCCAGGATGGTCCCAGCCGGCTCACTATCATTAGTTTCTTCGTTTTTCTCAATGGTTTTAAAATTTTTGCTTTCAAGCAGGCGGACAACATCATCATATTGCCTGCCTTGGTAATCTGCTAATTCAAATTTTTCTTTGCCGGAGCTTTCATAGATATCAATGGAGGTTCCCTCTTTGACAGTCCTGCCTGCTTTCGGATCTGTTTTAACTACCAGGCCTTCTTCAACATCCGGATCGCTGATCGGTTTTGTATCCCTAACTGTAAACCCTGCGGCAATCAGCTCTGCTACTGCATCTTCCACCTCTTTTCCGGATACATCCGGAACCTGAACATCCTTTGGCCCCATCAGATCAGGAAAAACGGTTATAGCCAGGATCCCTGTCACAATCAGAAATATAAAGACTGATACCAGGATGATCGGCCATTTCTTTTTCTTCTTTTTTTCTTTCTTTTTTTCAGGGAGAGGCTTTGCCACAGGCTGAGTATCTCCCTTGGGATCCTTTGCATGCACAAGGGTTTCGTCCATATTTTGATATGGGCGGTCATCTGTAATAACAGGAATAGCTTTTGTAGCATCATCGTCAATCGGCACTATGAACTTTTTTTCATCCAGTCTTTCGGGCTCAAGAGCTGTTCTGATATCTTCTTCCATTTCTTCAACGTTATCATACCTGTGAAAAGGATCTTTTGCTGTCGCTTTTAAAACGATATTTTCAACACTTTGCGGTATGGATGGGTTCCATCTCTTCAGGGAAGGCGTCTCCGATTGCAGATGCTTGAGTGCTATTGATACCGCAGATTCACCCGAGAAAGGAAGCCTTCCTGTCAAAAGCTCAAACATAACAATGCCAAGGGAATAGATATCAGACTTTCTGTTGGCCATTCCCCCTCTGGCCTGTTCGGGAGAAAGATAATGAACAGAGCCCAGCACTGAATTTGTCTGGGTAATGCTGGTAGCGCTTAGTGCCATGGCAATTCCAAAATCAGTAATCTTAACATTACCATGCCTGTCTATCAAAATATTATGCGGTTTAATATCCCGGTGTATGATATGGTTTTGATGTGCATGAGATATGGCTGAGGTCAGCTGTTTTAAAATTTCCAGGGCATCATCTATGCGAACAGGGCTGTTTTGCTGTATGTATTGCTTTAACGTTTGTCCATCTACATATTCCATCACAATATAATAGATTGAGTCCTCCTCGCCAACATCATAAATATTGACGATATTCGGGTGGGCTAAGCTGGTTGCAGACTGGGCTTCACGATGAAAACGGCGGATAAATTCTTCATCTTCGGCGAAGTCCATCCGAAGCACTTTCACGGCTACATCACGATCAAGAATCATATCATGGGCCAGGTAGACATTCGCCATGCCTCCTCCGCCGATCATATCAATAATTCTATAGCGGCCGCTTAATCTTCTTCCCTTAATCATCATTTATCATCCCGCTCTCATTGCTTTCATAATACTCAGCAATCACGAGCGTAATATTATCTTCGCCGCCATTATCATTGGCCTTATCAATCAGCACTGAAGCTTTTTCTTCCAGTGTACCTCCACTACTGAGGATTTCGCTCATTTCTGCCACAGATACCTTGTTGGACAATCCGTCAGAGCATAATAATAATAAGTCGCCTTCTTCAAATGTAATAGTTTTAATATCCATCTCAACAGCTGCTTCCGTTCCCAATGCTCTCAGCAGCACATTTTTTCTTGGATGATGCTCGGCATCTTCCTTTGTAATCTGCCCTGACCTTACAAGTTCATTCACCAGGGAATGGTCTTCCGTCAGCTGCTGAAAACCTGATTCATTTAAAATATAACATCTGCTGTCACCTATATTCGCAATAGTCGCAAAACGATCGGTACATATGGCAGCAACAACAGTAGTCCCCATACCTTCGCATTGTTCATTCACTTTTGAATGTTCATAAAGGATGGTATTAACCTCTGCAATATGCTTCTGCAGCCATCCTTCAGCTTCATCGGCAGTCTGAAAGTCATCTGTCTGATCCCAGAATCCTTTTAAACTTGTTAAAGTCATTTCGCTTGCCACATCGCCAGCACGGTGGCCGCCCATGCCATCTGCTACGATGGCAAGGCGCTGACCGCTGCTGTTCACATAGATGCCGCCATTATCTTCATTATGCTGCCTGACTTTGCCTCTATCTGTCCTGAAAACAGCTTTCATACTGTCACCTCGTCTCCTCTTTTCGCTCCTTTGCACGAAGTTGTCCGCATGCTGCATCTATATCGTGACCGTGCTCCCTGCGAATGGTTACATTAATGCCGTGATTCTTCAGTGTCTTTTCAAAAGCAAAAATCTGATCCTTGGGTGTTCTTACATAATCCCGTTCCGGCACATAGTTTACTGGAATCAGGTTAACATGGCACTTAACATTTTTTATTAACTCTGCCAGCTCTTCAGCATGTTCAACCTGATCATTTACCCCTCCGAATAAGCCATATTCGAAGCTTACACGTCTGCCTGTCTTATTTATATAATACCTGATTGAATCCATAAGGTCCGGCAGCTTATAAGCTCTATTTATAGGCATCAGGCGGCTCCTGATTTCGGTGTTTGGGGCATGTAGGGAAATCGCGAAATTAATCTGCATATTTTCATCTGCAAATTTATAAATTTTCGGGATGATTCCGCTTGTCGATACAGTTATATGGCGTGCGCCGATATTCAGCCCTTTATCATGGTTGATAATTTTAAGGAATGAGAGCATGCTGTCATAATTATCAAAAGGTTCACCGATACCCATAATGACAACTGAGCTGACCCGTTCATCTGTTTCATCAAGTGCCTGTTGTACTTTTACGACCTGAGCAACGATTTCTCCTGCTTCAAGATTACGTTTTAATCCGCCTAATGTGGAGGCACAGAATGTACATCCGATCCGGCAGCCCACCTGAGTGGTTACACATACTGAATTCCCATAGTCATGTCTCATCAGTACAGTTTCAATTGAATAGCCATCATGAAGTTCAAATAAGAATTTTATTGTTCCATCAGCAGACTCCTGCTGGATGATCGTTTTAAGGGTTGTCAGTGAAAAATCTGCTGATAGCATATCCCGCAGCCCTTTTGACAGATTCGTCATATCCTCAAATGATGTGACCCTCTTTGTGTAAAGCCAATCAAATATTTGCTCAGCCCTGAAGGCTTTCTCATTATTTTCTTTTAGCCATTCCTTCAGCTCATGAAGCTGTAAAGTATAAATGGATGGTTTTTGTTCTGCTGTAATTTTCTCTGCTGCTTTTTGTTCCATTTATTGCACCTTCTTTCTCAGACAGGAAATATAAAACCCGTCCGAACCAATATCCTGCGGCAAAACCTGCAGTTCAAAGCCATCTATTAATGAAGCAATTGCATCAGGCATCCGCTCCTGAACAGATAGATCTCCCTCAAATTCCGCATTGTCCTTTAAAAAAGCGTGAACAACATGCTGATTTTCTTCTTTGTCCACTGTACATGTACTATAAACAAGAATACCACCTTTTTTCAGTAAAGGTGAAACGGCATCCAATAGATTCCTCTGAATCTTATGGAGGTGATATAAATCTTCTTCTTTTTTGGTGTATTTCATATCAGGCTTTCTTCTCATAACTCCAAGGCCTGAACACGGGGCATCCACTAAAATGCGGTCAAAAGATTCTTTTTCATAATGCTCCTGGACTTTCCTGCTGTCAAGGGCAGTTGTCTTAATATTTGTTAATCCCAGTCTATCGGCATTATCATTTATCAGCCTAACTTTATGCTCGTGAAGGTCCAGTGAAATGACCTGACCGGTATTTTGCAGTTTTTCTGCTATATGTGTCGTTTTTCCTCCCGGAGCTGCACAGGCATCCAGTATCTTCTCATCGGGATTTCCTCCAAGGGCATAAGCAGCAAGCATGGAGCTTTCATCCTGAATAGTAATGAGTCCGTCTTTAAATACACGGGAATTAGCCAGATTGCCCCTCAAACATTTAATGGCAACTGGAATAAACGGACTTGGCTCCACATCAAATCCCTCTTCCTGAAGAAGTGACAAACACTCCTCCCTTGAAGCCTTTACCTCATTTACCCTTGCTGTCTGCAGCGGGGCAGTTAAGTTTATTTCGCACATTTTCTTTGTTTCTTCAAAACCCAGCTGATCGGCCCATCTTTTTACAAGCCATTCGGGATGGCTTGTCTCAATGGAGAGGCGCTTCACCCTGTCCTCAATTTGTTCGGGATCTGGTAGGCCCTTCCTCTGAATGTTTCTCAGCACACCGTTGACCATGCCGGAAATTCCTTTATGCCCTCTCCGTTTTGCTATTTCTACTGCCTCATAAATTGCTGCCCGGTCAGGGATTTTATCAAGATAAACCATCTGATACAGTGTCAGCCTCAAGAGCTGATTTACCCAGCTTTCGATTTTTTTATTGCCTGCCAAAAAGGGCTGCAGGTAAAAATCGAGTGTCATCCGGCGCTGAAGGGTACCATATGTCAGTTCGGTAAGCAGCCCAATGTCCTTCTGGTCAATTTCATTCTTTTTTATGGCGTTATTAAGTAAAAGATTGCTGTATGACTGATTTTTTTCAATCGCCTCAAGAAGCTCCATTGCCGTTTCTCTAACATTTTTCGTCTGTAGTTTTTTCATTCGATGTCTCCCAGACGGCCGCCGGCAGTCAGATTGGAACCTGCACCTCTTAAAAATTGTTCTGCCGGCATCTTTTTCTTTCCTGAAGGCTGCAGTTCAGTTATTTTAACCAATGTATCATTCCCTGAGGCCACAACGATTCCGTCTTCCTCAAGCCTGATGATGGTTCCCGGTTCTTCGATTTTAGCATGTTTAACTTTCTCTGAATTCCATATTTTAACCACTTTGCCGTCAAATGTTGTATAAGCAACCGGCCATGGGTTTAACCCTCTAATGTGGTTATAGATTTCTTCTCCGGTTTTGCTCCAGTCGATTTTTTCCTGTTCTCTTTTAATGTTATAGGCAAAAGTGGCTTCTTCATCATTTTGCTTAATGGGATTCAGTTCGTCATTCAGCAGTTTTGGCAGGGTTTCAGACAAAAGCTTGGATCCTGCCTCGCTAAGTTTATCGTGAAGAGTGCCTACTGTATCTGTTTCAGTAATCGGCACCTCAACTTGTGTTAATATATCGCCTGCATCCAGCTTTTCAGCCATATACATAATGGTGATACCTGTTTTTTCTTTTCCCTGCAGAATGGAGTAATGAATGGGTGCACCGCCGCGCAATTCCGGAAGCAATGATGCATGAACATTTATACAGCCATACTTAGGCGCATCCAGAAGCGCCTTAGGCAAAATTTGCCCAAACGCTGCTGTGACAACAAGGTCTGGCTTAAGAGCAAGAACTTTCTCCAATTCATCCGGCTGGCGGATTTTTTCAGGCTGAATCACAGGGATGCCCTGTTTTTCAGCTTCGACTTTTACAGGAGGGGGAGTAAGGACCTTTTTCCTTCCAACCGGCCTGTCAGGCTGGGTAACCACTCCGATCACTTCATATCCATCGTCTATTATTTGCTTTAGTACCGGCACTGAAAAATCGGGTGTGCCCATAAAAACGATTTTTGTCATTCAGCTTCCAATCCTTCCAACTCTTCTTCATTCAAGTATCTTGTTACTTTTGAGGTAAATAGCACCCCATGCAAATGATCAATTTCATGGAGGATCGCTCTTGCCAGGAAATCCTCAGCCTCCAGGGTAAAAAATTTCCCTTTGCGGTCCTGTGCCTTTATTTTGACATATTCAGGCCTTGTAACTTCTCCATATAACCCCGGAAAACTCAAGCATCCCTCAGGGCCTGTCTGCTCCCCATCCGTTTCAAGAATTTCCGGATTGATCATTTCAATTGTTCCAAACTCATCATCTATATCAACAATGGCAATTTGCAGCTTTTGCCCAATTTGCGGAGCAGCAAGCCCGACACCATCGAATTCCAGCATCGTATCATACATATCATTTAACAATTTGCCAAGCTTCTTATCAAAGACTTTAACTGGTTCGCATTCTGCCTCCAGAATTTCAGCCGGATAAGTAACAATTTTTTTTACCGCCAAAACGTTTCCTCCATTTTTATCTATTTTCAACCAATTTGGGTTTATTCATAACCAGAAAAGCAGAAGCGCCTTAATACACTCCTTCTAAAGCTGACTCTTTTAGAAACTACATTAAAATATATGGATTCAGGTCAATTGAGACAGTTAAGCCCCCTGAAGAAATTTCCTGCTGGTAATTATCCAGAATTTTTTTCAGCGTCTGGCCAAGTTCCGGCTCCCGCTTGTATTTTATCAGACATTGATACCGATATCTATTATTGATACGAGGTATCGGGGAGGCAACCGGACCAAGAACAATGCTCTCTGCAGATAATTTTGACTGAATGTACTGCGTGATCTTCTCGGTTACAGAAACAGCCTTCATTAATTCTTCGTGACTGACTGTGACAAGGGAGATATAGAAGAAAGGAGGATATCTATGAATTTTACGGACCATCATTTCTCTGTCGTAAAATTTATCGTAATCCTGCTCCCCGCCAGCTCAATACTATAATGTTCAGGTGTGTAGGTCTGAATGATTACCTCACCCTCTAATTCATGCCTCCCAGCTCGCCCGCTTACCTGTGTCAGCAGCTGAAAGGTTTTTTCAGACGAGCGGAAATCAGGCAAGTGCAGCATGGTGTCTGCCGAGAGTACTCCCACTAAAGTAATATTGGGGAAATCAAGGCCCTTAGCAATCATCTGGGTCCCAAGAAGAATATCTGCATGTCCTTCCTGGAATTGATCGAGGAGCTTTTCATGTGCACCCTTCCTGCTGGTGGTGTCGACATCCATCCGTATTACCCTCGCTTCCGGCAGAATCTTTGCCAATTCCTCTTCCACTTTCTGCGTACCGGTCCCAAAATAGCGTATATGCTCACTTTCACATTCCGGGCATGCATTTGGAACCGATGCCTCATATCCGCAATAATGGCATTTCATCTGCTGGTTATAACGATGATACGTCAAAGAAATATCACAATGCGGACAATTAATAACATATCCGCAGTCCCTGCACATAACAAATGAAGAGTGCCCTCTTTTATTTAAAAATAATACGATTTGTTCTTTTTTCTCAAGACGGTCTTTTATTTTTTCAAGGAGCTTCCTTGAGAACATAGACCGGTTTCCTTCTCGCAGCTCTTCCCGCATATCAATGATATCAACGGCAGGGAGAGCCTGATTGTTCATTCGGTTTTTGAGAGTGAGGATATGGTAAACTCCTTTTTGTGCCCGTGCGAAAGATTCCAATGAGGGAGTTGCACTGCCGAGCACCACAGGACATTTATGATTTTCCGCTCTTTTGATGGCAACGTCCCTTGCATGGTATCTTGGGTTTTCTTCCTGCTTATAGCTGGTTTCGTGCTCTTCATCAATTATAATAATTCCGAGGTTTTCAAATGGGGCAAAAATCGCCGAACGGGCTCCGACAACAACCTTGACTTCCTTCCGCTGAACCTTTCTCCATTCATCATACTTTTCTCCTGCTGAAAGGCCGCTGTGCATAACCGCAACCTGATCGCCAAACCTTCCTTTAAAGCGTTTGACCATCTGCGGAGTTAAAGAAATCTCAGGAACAAGGACAATG includes the following:
- the rsgA gene encoding ribosome small subunit-dependent GTPase A, whose amino-acid sequence is MPEGKIIKAIAGFYYVLSGNETIQCRGRGVFRKNKVTPLVGDEVVFQAESNTEGYILEVKERKNELIRPPIANVDQAILVFSAVEPGFSTSLLDRFLVLVEFNHIKPLICITKIDLADENEYREIQQYASDYRKAGYDVLLTSSETEEGVKDLMPYLEGEISVFAGQSGVGKSSLLNVLRPDLELKTDDISSHLGRGKHTTRHVELIGVGKGLVADTPGFSSLEFTDIELEDLNYCFPEIQEKSELCKFRGCLHMAEPKCAVKAACENGEIPSYRYEHYKTFLQEIKDRKPRY
- the rsmB gene encoding 16S rRNA (cytosine(967)-C(5))-methyltransferase RsmB yields the protein MKKLQTKNVRETAMELLEAIEKNQSYSNLLLNNAIKKNEIDQKDIGLLTELTYGTLQRRMTLDFYLQPFLAGNKKIESWVNQLLRLTLYQMVYLDKIPDRAAIYEAVEIAKRRGHKGISGMVNGVLRNIQRKGLPDPEQIEDRVKRLSIETSHPEWLVKRWADQLGFEETKKMCEINLTAPLQTARVNEVKASREECLSLLQEEGFDVEPSPFIPVAIKCLRGNLANSRVFKDGLITIQDESSMLAAYALGGNPDEKILDACAAPGGKTTHIAEKLQNTGQVISLDLHEHKVRLINDNADRLGLTNIKTTALDSRKVQEHYEKESFDRILVDAPCSGLGVMRRKPDMKYTKKEEDLYHLHKIQRNLLDAVSPLLKKGGILVYSTCTVDKEENQHVVHAFLKDNAEFEGDLSVQERMPDAIASLIDGFELQVLPQDIGSDGFYISCLRKKVQ
- the rlmN gene encoding 23S rRNA (adenine(2503)-C(2))-methyltransferase RlmN; this translates as MEQKAAEKITAEQKPSIYTLQLHELKEWLKENNEKAFRAEQIFDWLYTKRVTSFEDMTNLSKGLRDMLSADFSLTTLKTIIQQESADGTIKFLFELHDGYSIETVLMRHDYGNSVCVTTQVGCRIGCTFCASTLGGLKRNLEAGEIVAQVVKVQQALDETDERVSSVVIMGIGEPFDNYDSMLSFLKIINHDKGLNIGARHITVSTSGIIPKIYKFADENMQINFAISLHAPNTEIRSRLMPINRAYKLPDLMDSIRYYINKTGRRVSFEYGLFGGVNDQVEHAEELAELIKNVKCHVNLIPVNYVPERDYVRTPKDQIFAFEKTLKNHGINVTIRREHGHDIDAACGQLRAKERKEETR
- the fmt gene encoding methionyl-tRNA formyltransferase, yielding MTKIVFMGTPDFSVPVLKQIIDDGYEVIGVVTQPDRPVGRKKVLTPPPVKVEAEKQGIPVIQPEKIRQPDELEKVLALKPDLVVTAAFGQILPKALLDAPKYGCINVHASLLPELRGGAPIHYSILQGKEKTGITIMYMAEKLDAGDILTQVEVPITETDTVGTLHDKLSEAGSKLLSETLPKLLNDELNPIKQNDEEATFAYNIKREQEKIDWSKTGEEIYNHIRGLNPWPVAYTTFDGKVVKIWNSEKVKHAKIEEPGTIIRLEEDGIVVASGNDTLVKITELQPSGKKKMPAEQFLRGAGSNLTAGGRLGDIE
- a CDS encoding Stp1/IreP family PP2C-type Ser/Thr phosphatase, with the translated sequence MKAVFRTDRGKVRQHNEDNGGIYVNSSGQRLAIVADGMGGHRAGDVASEMTLTSLKGFWDQTDDFQTADEAEGWLQKHIAEVNTILYEHSKVNEQCEGMGTTVVAAICTDRFATIANIGDSRCYILNESGFQQLTEDHSLVNELVRSGQITKEDAEHHPRKNVLLRALGTEAAVEMDIKTITFEEGDLLLLCSDGLSNKVSVAEMSEILSSGGTLEEKASVLIDKANDNGGEDNITLVIAEYYESNESGMINDD
- the rpe gene encoding ribulose-phosphate 3-epimerase, encoding MVKIAPSILSADFSKLGEEIKDVERGGADYIHVDVMDGHFVPNITIGPLIVDAIRPVTKLPLDVHLMIEDPDSYIEAFANAGADYITVHAEACRHLHRTVHLIKSFGVKAGVVLNPATPVNMIEHVIEDIDMVLLMSVNPGLGGQKFIPSVLPKIAAVKKMSDAKGLNIEIEVDGGVNEETAQLCIEAGANVLVAGSAIYNQNDRAAAIAALKGSQ
- the pknB gene encoding Stk1 family PASTA domain-containing Ser/Thr kinase gives rise to the protein MIKGRRLSGRYRIIDMIGGGGMANVYLAHDMILDRDVAVKVLRMDFAEDEEFIRRFHREAQSATSLAHPNIVNIYDVGEEDSIYYIVMEYVDGQTLKQYIQQNSPVRIDDALEILKQLTSAISHAHQNHIIHRDIKPHNILIDRHGNVKITDFGIAMALSATSITQTNSVLGSVHYLSPEQARGGMANRKSDIYSLGIVMFELLTGRLPFSGESAVSIALKHLQSETPSLKRWNPSIPQSVENIVLKATAKDPFHRYDNVEEMEEDIRTALEPERLDEKKFIVPIDDDATKAIPVITDDRPYQNMDETLVHAKDPKGDTQPVAKPLPEKKKEKKKKKKWPIILVSVFIFLIVTGILAITVFPDLMGPKDVQVPDVSGKEVEDAVAELIAAGFTVRDTKPISDPDVEEGLVVKTDPKAGRTVKEGTSIDIYESSGKEKFELADYQGRQYDDVVRLLESKNFKTIEKNEETNDSEPAGTILDQNLSEGDLVVPEDTELIFTVSKGPAPIALKDLRGYNEKGLQEYEESSGLKVEYREEEYHEEVPEGLVIKQDPAPGTNLTRGQKVTVVLSKGKKELLPKTENIEISIPYEPAAEGEPNEVQIIIKDLNNTGSEPMHTELIYEDVVIPIDLTIAPGQNASYKVLRDGQVFEEKEIPYPDEES
- the def gene encoding peptide deformylase, which encodes MAVKKIVTYPAEILEAECEPVKVFDKKLGKLLNDMYDTMLEFDGVGLAAPQIGQKLQIAIVDIDDEFGTIEMINPEILETDGEQTGPEGCLSFPGLYGEVTRPEYVKIKAQDRKGKFFTLEAEDFLARAILHEIDHLHGVLFTSKVTRYLNEEELEGLEAE